One Schlesneria paludicola DSM 18645 DNA segment encodes these proteins:
- a CDS encoding O-antigen ligase family protein, translating into MRTVLLWIAGTFVVWPIHSTAATVGDKPIELMLSDVLCLLVPFLYLFARTPQPKSIAKNTKQVVHGDRLTPLIAIVFIAYATTLAGIGMGMTGEMIRLYSAFKLVKPIGFVVLGLLLGIWIDPFEFIKTIGWVFGVVSAMTMCCTITSPEFPAGEWGRSIYEWDLSGYPNSPMSFYAAMVPLLLAAAESSRHRFLPLLGWCLAGGTALTILGSMSRSSTLVLLFGTIIYLITTGRTAVLAGCFVAIMVFSVIGFGLFSIAKDTAVVATLEERVQQRLERSTESEDPSSGRFDIWQLALELAVEKPVFGYMFESFSRYSEFDTPHQQYLEVLHKCGTLGLMLYLALLVSGLSTIIRLKRRARSESEPWYLLRGMQGMIVGLMIGNLTQPNLTFSLTGNLVFLLFGCLSSSRAVITAGRPRLSTQNLLPQSKKPMPRPIGRVAA; encoded by the coding sequence ATGAGGACAGTCTTACTGTGGATCGCCGGCACGTTTGTTGTCTGGCCCATTCATTCCACCGCAGCAACCGTCGGCGACAAACCGATCGAACTGATGTTGTCGGACGTCCTTTGTTTGCTGGTTCCGTTTCTCTACTTGTTTGCGCGGACGCCACAACCAAAGTCGATCGCCAAAAATACCAAGCAGGTTGTCCATGGCGACCGTTTGACGCCCCTGATCGCCATTGTGTTCATCGCATACGCCACAACTCTGGCGGGGATCGGAATGGGGATGACCGGAGAAATGATCCGGCTCTATTCGGCGTTCAAACTCGTCAAACCAATCGGATTCGTGGTTTTGGGGCTATTGCTGGGAATCTGGATCGATCCCTTTGAGTTCATCAAGACCATCGGCTGGGTCTTTGGAGTCGTCTCTGCCATGACAATGTGCTGCACGATCACGAGCCCTGAATTTCCGGCGGGTGAGTGGGGCAGGTCGATCTACGAGTGGGACCTGAGCGGATATCCCAATTCGCCGATGAGCTTCTATGCGGCAATGGTCCCGTTGCTTCTGGCTGCCGCCGAATCATCACGACACCGTTTTCTTCCATTATTAGGCTGGTGTCTCGCTGGCGGAACGGCATTGACGATCCTGGGATCAATGTCACGTTCAAGTACATTGGTACTCCTATTTGGAACGATCATCTATCTGATCACCACAGGACGTACGGCTGTCTTGGCCGGGTGTTTCGTCGCGATCATGGTGTTCAGCGTCATTGGCTTCGGCCTGTTCTCGATCGCAAAAGACACTGCGGTTGTGGCGACGCTCGAAGAGCGAGTCCAACAGCGTCTGGAACGAAGCACCGAAAGCGAAGACCCATCATCAGGGCGATTTGACATCTGGCAACTGGCACTGGAACTGGCGGTCGAAAAACCAGTCTTCGGATACATGTTCGAATCGTTCTCACGGTATTCCGAATTCGACACTCCCCATCAACAGTATCTGGAAGTGCTTCACAAATGCGGAACCCTGGGACTGATGCTCTACCTCGCCCTGCTCGTCAGCGGCTTGAGCACGATCATACGCCTCAAACGCAGGGCGCGAAGCGAGTCTGAACCGTGGTATCTGCTGCGCGGGATGCAGGGAATGATCGTCGGACTGATGATCGGTAATCTGACTCAGCCCAATCTGACATTTTCATTGACCGGAAATCTGGTCTTTCTCCTGTTTGGCTGCCTGTCGTCATCTCGGGCCGTCATCACAGCAGGACGACCTCGCCTATCAACTCAGAATCTGTTGCCCCAATCCAAGAAGCCGATGCCGCGGCCGATCGGACGAGTTGCCGCTTGA
- a CDS encoding lipopolysaccharide biosynthesis protein, whose amino-acid sequence MSATCSVPVSATRTTRRAASVTRSGAIALSIRVLGAGGLLLSHIVLARSLGPAGFAEYSLAFAWAQILCVFAKLGIDNTVLRYIAEYTAKNELNKRAAIIRDSTFASVIAAGLVSLGFSAVVLTYWNTIGVKLASCMLPAAAMIPLLSIRQIQEASLRSAGRLFESQISTALWPVILFVLAGATWWLSSPAKPLSSSTAMMLHLVSILSMSALVLYFFLRSPLLRSPWRMNGQAIDDADRLAWARVAIAFLAAEILVVLKSRISIAIAGATLVAHESAGLYSAMERFADVSILGSQSLGLVIAPQFASLYAAGRFTEMRRLVVQGQALCVAFTLPVAVGVACFGDTIFTLIGRDYQPGYHVLIALLISACIASFSGTSAYVLQMTGRERTLLAIMGLCAVVNVAISFLLIRPYGLLGLGFAQIATSLVWTIAVSVSLQQHPAWQSTPEISTRTPEIKSEVPQ is encoded by the coding sequence ATGAGTGCGACTTGCTCGGTTCCAGTATCGGCGACAAGGACGACACGCCGAGCCGCGTCAGTCACTCGTAGCGGCGCCATAGCGCTCTCGATTCGCGTCCTCGGCGCTGGCGGGTTGCTGCTGAGTCATATTGTGTTGGCACGCAGCCTAGGCCCCGCCGGTTTCGCCGAATACTCGCTTGCCTTTGCCTGGGCTCAGATCCTTTGCGTATTTGCCAAGCTGGGAATCGACAATACCGTCCTGCGTTATATCGCCGAATACACCGCGAAGAATGAACTGAATAAGCGGGCCGCGATCATCCGAGACTCCACATTCGCCTCGGTCATCGCGGCCGGCCTCGTATCACTCGGTTTCAGCGCGGTGGTCCTGACCTACTGGAATACGATTGGCGTCAAACTCGCCAGTTGCATGTTGCCAGCAGCAGCCATGATCCCGCTGCTTTCGATCCGCCAGATCCAGGAAGCCAGCCTGCGGAGTGCCGGAAGACTGTTTGAAAGCCAGATCAGCACGGCACTTTGGCCCGTCATTCTCTTCGTTCTGGCGGGCGCAACGTGGTGGTTATCTTCTCCCGCCAAACCGCTTTCGTCCTCGACGGCCATGATGTTGCATCTGGTGTCGATCCTGAGCATGTCAGCCCTCGTCCTGTACTTCTTCCTTAGATCACCACTCCTTCGATCTCCATGGCGGATGAACGGCCAGGCCATCGACGACGCAGACCGATTGGCGTGGGCGCGTGTAGCCATCGCATTCCTTGCTGCGGAAATACTCGTCGTTTTGAAGAGCCGAATCAGCATCGCGATCGCCGGCGCGACTTTGGTCGCCCACGAATCAGCAGGTTTGTATAGCGCCATGGAACGTTTCGCCGATGTTTCGATCCTGGGAAGCCAGTCGCTGGGTCTGGTAATCGCACCGCAATTTGCGAGCCTGTACGCCGCCGGCCGTTTCACTGAGATGCGACGACTTGTTGTCCAAGGACAAGCCTTGTGTGTGGCATTTACCTTACCGGTCGCGGTCGGCGTCGCCTGCTTTGGCGATACGATCTTCACGCTGATCGGACGAGACTATCAACCTGGATACCATGTGCTTATCGCTCTTCTCATCTCGGCCTGTATTGCCTCGTTCTCTGGAACGTCGGCTTATGTCCTGCAGATGACCGGTCGCGAACGAACGCTCCTGGCGATCATGGGCCTTTGTGCCGTCGTCAACGTGGCCATCAGCTTCCTGTTGATCCGCCCCTACGGGCTGCTGGGACTCGGGTTCGCCCAGATTGCGACGAGCTTAGTCTGGACGATCGCGGTCAGCGTCAGCCTGCAACAACACCCCGCCTGGCAATCAACGCCTGAAATCTCGACGCGGACGCCTGAAATCAAGAGTGAGGTCCCACAATGA
- a CDS encoding bi-domain-containing oxidoreductase: MRQILQSLSTGQTELVEVPCPAVSSGQLLIQSRISLVSAGTERMLVEFGKANLLEKIRQQPDRVRQVLDKVKTDGLLPTMAAVKNKLDQPIPLGYCNVGTVVEVGAGVDGFQCGDRVVSNGPHAEMVCVPKNLCARIPDDVTDEAAAFTVLGSIGLQGVRLAQPTLGEAFVVSGLGLIGLITVQLLRAHGCRVLGLDFSTARLELAEKMGAETFNLNHGDPAAAAHKFSRGRGVDGVLITASTDSDEPVHHAAQMCRRRGRIVLVGVVGMKLSRTDFYEKELSFQVSCSYGPGRYDESYEQRGIDYPAGYVRWTEQRNFEAMLDMMSTGSIDPTVLVTHRFAVESAVGAYDLISSKQPSLGVLLEYPRAAEVKTLREQTVRLHRLEPLRSKSQARSAMPRVAVIGAGNYASQVLIPAFKKCGATLACVASRNGLTASHAARKFGFERATSDLESVMTDSSIDAIVVATRHDSHASLAQRALAAGKHVFVEKPLALNVADLASVLAVYQQASADHSAIAPILTVGFNRRFAPQIQRMKSLLRELHEPKSFVMTVNAGSIPAGHWVHDPHAGGGRIVGEGCHFIDLLRFLCGSPIVAVQATTFGREAAVAIRDDKMTITLSFADGSFGTVHYLANGHRSVSKERLEVFCAGRVIQLDNFRRMTAVGWKSFRKMNLWQQDKGHVDEVRAFLKAISEGGPLPIPLEELNEVTRASFDAVVAAQSNQVVHSQDVSSEQTLPFCAVGANAPLVQTA, from the coding sequence ATGCGACAAATTCTCCAGTCTCTTTCGACGGGCCAAACGGAACTGGTCGAGGTTCCATGTCCAGCGGTCTCATCGGGCCAGCTCTTGATCCAGTCACGGATCAGTCTGGTCTCGGCCGGAACGGAACGGATGTTGGTCGAGTTTGGCAAAGCGAATTTGCTCGAAAAGATCCGGCAACAACCAGATCGAGTCCGTCAGGTTCTCGACAAGGTGAAAACAGACGGACTGTTGCCGACCATGGCGGCGGTGAAAAACAAGCTCGATCAGCCGATTCCGTTGGGATATTGCAACGTCGGAACGGTGGTCGAAGTCGGTGCCGGGGTCGACGGCTTTCAATGCGGTGATCGTGTTGTCAGCAACGGCCCGCACGCCGAAATGGTCTGCGTGCCGAAGAATCTCTGCGCACGGATTCCTGACGATGTGACGGACGAAGCGGCCGCCTTCACGGTTCTGGGGTCGATTGGATTGCAGGGCGTTCGGCTCGCTCAACCGACGCTCGGCGAGGCATTCGTTGTGTCGGGTTTGGGTTTGATTGGATTGATCACCGTCCAGTTGCTGCGTGCTCACGGCTGTCGCGTGCTGGGTTTAGATTTCTCGACAGCGCGGCTTGAGTTGGCTGAAAAAATGGGGGCCGAAACCTTCAATTTGAATCACGGAGATCCCGCTGCGGCCGCACACAAATTCTCGCGTGGCCGCGGCGTCGACGGCGTCTTGATCACGGCATCGACAGACAGCGATGAACCTGTGCACCATGCGGCGCAAATGTGTCGACGACGTGGTCGCATCGTCCTGGTCGGTGTCGTTGGGATGAAGTTGTCGCGTACGGATTTCTACGAGAAAGAGCTTTCGTTTCAGGTGTCGTGTTCGTATGGGCCTGGTCGATATGACGAGAGCTACGAGCAGCGTGGCATCGACTATCCGGCGGGCTACGTGCGTTGGACGGAGCAGCGAAACTTCGAGGCGATGCTCGACATGATGTCGACGGGATCCATTGATCCTACTGTGCTCGTGACGCATCGATTCGCGGTCGAATCGGCTGTCGGGGCGTATGATCTGATTTCGAGTAAGCAGCCGTCGTTGGGTGTGTTGCTTGAGTATCCTCGCGCAGCGGAAGTCAAAACGCTGCGCGAGCAGACGGTTCGTCTGCATCGGCTCGAGCCACTGCGTTCAAAATCTCAGGCACGATCAGCAATGCCACGGGTCGCGGTGATTGGAGCGGGGAACTATGCGTCGCAGGTATTGATCCCCGCGTTCAAAAAGTGTGGGGCGACGTTGGCGTGTGTTGCCTCACGGAACGGACTGACCGCTTCCCATGCCGCGCGGAAGTTTGGATTTGAACGAGCCACCAGCGATTTGGAATCCGTCATGACGGATTCGAGCATCGACGCTATTGTCGTTGCGACGCGACACGACAGTCATGCCAGTCTTGCCCAACGTGCCCTGGCGGCAGGCAAGCATGTCTTTGTCGAAAAGCCGTTGGCTTTGAATGTTGCGGATTTGGCAAGCGTGCTGGCTGTGTACCAGCAGGCTAGCGCAGACCATTCGGCAATCGCACCAATTCTGACGGTGGGTTTCAACCGCCGATTTGCCCCGCAAATTCAGCGAATGAAATCACTCCTCCGTGAGCTGCACGAGCCAAAGTCGTTCGTCATGACCGTCAACGCAGGTTCGATCCCGGCCGGACACTGGGTTCACGACCCGCATGCCGGCGGCGGTCGCATCGTGGGCGAAGGATGCCACTTTATCGACCTGCTGCGGTTCTTGTGCGGAAGTCCGATCGTGGCGGTTCAGGCGACAACATTCGGTCGGGAAGCCGCGGTTGCAATTCGTGATGACAAAATGACGATCACGCTGTCATTTGCCGACGGGTCATTCGGCACGGTGCATTATCTAGCGAATGGGCATCGTTCGGTCTCGAAGGAACGGTTGGAAGTTTTCTGTGCTGGCCGAGTCATTCAACTGGATAATTTCCGGCGGATGACGGCCGTCGGATGGAAATCGTTCCGCAAGATGAATCTCTGGCAGCAGGATAAAGGGCATGTCGATGAAGTTCGGGCATTTTTGAAAGCGATTTCAGAAGGTGGTCCGCTGCCAATTCCTTTGGAAGAACTGAATGAAGTCACCCGTGCGTCATTTGATGCGGTTGTTGCCGCCCAGTCGAACCAAGTGGTTCACAGTCAGGACGTCTCCAGCGAACAGACGTTGCCCTTTTGTGCCGTTGGCGCAAATGCCCCGCTCGTGCAGACCGCGTAA
- the glnA gene encoding type I glutamate--ammonia ligase — MTPREVLALCRQKDLRAVDLRFMDFPGTQKHFTVPVTALTEKSFEEGFSFDGSSIRGWQSINESDMLVVPASGTAFVDPFMTQTLVMTCNIQDPITREDYAKDPRNVARKAENYMKLTGLADTANFGPEAEFFVFDDVRFDQNEHEAYYHVDSIEGQWNRGRHEASGNSGYKIRHKEGYFPVPPTDTLQGVRTEMMLTLQDCGVEVEAQHHEVATGGQCEIDMKYAPLVQTADNLLLYKYIVKNVAARHGKSATFMPKPLWNDNGSGLHLHFSLWKNGANLFAGSGYAGLSDIALHALGGILKHAPALMAICCPTTNSYKRLVPGFEAPINLTYSSRNRSAAIRIPVHTPTPESKRFEFRCPDSSSNGYLAMAAMLMAAIDGIQRRIDPGRPLDKDIYDLAPEELKDVPKTPASLEESLAALRKDHEFLLRGDVFTEDVIDTWIWYKTEKEVEALRQRPHPYEFAMYYDI; from the coding sequence ATGACCCCTCGTGAAGTTTTGGCTCTGTGTCGGCAGAAAGATCTGCGGGCCGTCGACCTACGGTTCATGGATTTTCCCGGTACACAGAAGCATTTCACCGTCCCCGTGACGGCCCTGACCGAAAAAAGTTTCGAAGAAGGGTTCAGCTTCGACGGTTCGTCCATCCGCGGATGGCAGTCGATCAACGAGAGCGACATGCTGGTTGTTCCCGCATCTGGAACGGCCTTTGTTGACCCGTTCATGACGCAAACTTTGGTCATGACCTGCAATATTCAAGACCCGATTACGCGTGAAGACTATGCCAAAGATCCGCGCAATGTTGCCCGCAAAGCAGAAAACTACATGAAGTTGACGGGGCTTGCGGATACGGCCAATTTCGGGCCCGAGGCCGAGTTTTTTGTCTTCGACGACGTGCGTTTTGATCAGAATGAGCACGAAGCGTACTACCACGTTGACAGTATTGAAGGTCAATGGAATCGTGGCCGTCACGAAGCTTCCGGCAATTCAGGCTACAAAATCCGCCACAAAGAAGGGTATTTTCCCGTTCCGCCGACGGATACGCTGCAGGGGGTTCGCACGGAAATGATGCTGACGCTGCAGGATTGCGGCGTCGAAGTGGAAGCCCAGCACCACGAGGTCGCGACGGGGGGGCAGTGCGAAATCGACATGAAGTACGCGCCGCTTGTGCAAACGGCGGATAATCTGCTGCTCTACAAATACATTGTCAAAAATGTGGCAGCACGGCACGGAAAATCAGCAACCTTCATGCCCAAGCCACTCTGGAACGACAATGGGTCCGGTCTGCACCTGCACTTCTCGCTCTGGAAAAATGGGGCAAACCTCTTCGCCGGGTCGGGGTACGCCGGGCTTTCGGATATTGCGCTGCACGCCTTGGGCGGAATCCTGAAGCACGCACCCGCGTTGATGGCGATTTGCTGCCCGACGACGAACAGTTACAAACGGTTGGTTCCGGGATTTGAGGCCCCGATCAATCTCACCTACAGCAGCCGCAATCGGTCGGCCGCGATCCGAATTCCCGTTCATACTCCGACACCGGAAAGTAAACGATTTGAGTTCCGCTGCCCGGATTCGTCATCGAACGGCTATCTCGCGATGGCGGCAATGCTGATGGCGGCGATCGATGGGATTCAGCGTCGAATTGACCCGGGCCGTCCGCTGGATAAAGACATCTATGATTTGGCGCCCGAAGAGCTGAAAGATGTTCCCAAAACTCCCGCGTCGCTCGAGGAATCACTCGCTGCATTGCGGAAGGACCACGAATTTCTGCTGCGTGGCGATGTCTTCACGGAAGACGTCATCGATACTTGGATCTGGTACAAGACCGAAAAAGAAGTCGAAGCCCTTCGTCAGCGTCCGCATCCGTATGAATTTGCGATGTACTACGATATCTGA
- a CDS encoding LCCL domain-containing protein, with product MKTRWLICFLLMLFAGVSTARAETPVNLIAGKQVEAEAKLVVGSKLVGVYPDANGKKKNYLVEIREIKANKMLKIVWIEDGSETDDVRPDELYYIGEATATRRSRTAALPEAYRSLDKNGDGQIGLYEWDRAKFAEFRKLDKNGDGFLTPQELGSTSGGAMATSGTPPKEGDPKNATANAPKMAPANLTEYKDKLKETLTFTLTGKADAGAVIGTGPYALDSNLAAVAVHAGVLKNGATGQITVSIIAPVERFAGSTMNEVTSVERNEAGPAFTIK from the coding sequence ATGAAAACCCGTTGGCTCATCTGTTTCTTGCTGATGTTATTCGCCGGCGTTTCGACTGCGAGAGCGGAAACGCCGGTGAATTTGATCGCAGGCAAGCAAGTTGAAGCTGAGGCCAAGCTGGTGGTTGGATCCAAGCTGGTGGGGGTTTACCCCGACGCCAACGGAAAGAAGAAGAATTACCTCGTCGAAATCCGCGAAATCAAAGCGAATAAAATGCTGAAGATTGTGTGGATTGAGGACGGCTCGGAAACGGACGATGTTCGCCCGGACGAGCTGTACTATATCGGTGAGGCCACTGCGACCCGTCGTTCTCGGACGGCGGCACTTCCCGAGGCCTATCGCTCACTCGATAAGAACGGCGATGGTCAGATCGGTCTCTACGAGTGGGATCGGGCGAAGTTCGCCGAGTTTCGCAAGCTCGACAAGAACGGCGATGGTTTTCTCACCCCGCAAGAGCTCGGCTCAACAAGCGGTGGTGCAATGGCCACTTCAGGAACGCCCCCGAAGGAGGGAGATCCCAAGAACGCCACCGCAAACGCACCGAAAATGGCTCCTGCAAACCTGACGGAATATAAGGACAAGCTCAAGGAGACGTTGACCTTCACGCTGACCGGAAAGGCCGATGCGGGGGCGGTCATTGGAACAGGCCCTTACGCTCTCGACAGCAATCTCGCCGCCGTTGCCGTTCATGCGGGCGTGCTGAAGAACGGCGCGACGGGACAAATCACCGTGAGCATCATCGCTCCTGTCGAACGATTCGCAGGCTCAACGATGAACGAAGTAACCAGCGTCGAGCGAAACGAGGCTGGCCCGGCATTCACGATCAAGTAA
- a CDS encoding Gfo/Idh/MocA family protein, with protein sequence MQLTPEQERLGKENFNEAVAFTRREFLTGAAAVTATLGATYFGYGALTGDPIKVGFIGTGDEGSVLLTQHPPAYMQIVAIADLRAKNRVRALQGDGDEIRWGLNRKLGAATAKKVELYRDHHELLSKHPEIEAVVIAVPLCQHAQVAIDCLKAGKHVLTEKLMAHTVMQCKEMIRVAKQEKKLLAVGHQRHYNVLYENANTMIRKGMLGDLKFIRAQWHRNNSFPGSDSWRPGGYTAESFGRKFKQDIEGLLAHAKEKGVTDLDKFLASEFGYPSMERLVNWRLYNNTGGGLMAELGSHQLDAASIFLNKVQPIACYGYGGKNYYGVKGIGSPEQQADDRDIDDHVYMTFEFPGPHYADDKNDVCIVTYSSISTNRSEPYGETVFGSRGTLIMKQELEAMLYKEATGSSKGGIDQRLYAIDGSDGQPVLAASASIAPTKAASTADVGKVSRGYTEEMEHFAFCIRNFGSNPEQGEKVLRCPGKQGMKDAIMALTSNLAMKHKKRIEYKEEWFNPDSDLVPETDPSIIG encoded by the coding sequence ATGCAACTCACACCAGAACAAGAACGTCTGGGCAAAGAGAACTTTAATGAAGCCGTTGCCTTCACACGGCGCGAATTCCTGACCGGTGCCGCCGCCGTGACCGCAACACTCGGTGCGACCTACTTCGGGTATGGGGCATTGACTGGAGACCCGATCAAGGTCGGCTTTATCGGAACTGGCGACGAAGGTTCGGTCTTGCTGACGCAACATCCACCTGCATACATGCAGATCGTGGCGATCGCAGACCTGCGAGCCAAAAACCGAGTTCGCGCTTTGCAAGGCGACGGCGACGAAATTCGCTGGGGTCTCAACCGCAAGCTCGGTGCCGCAACGGCAAAGAAGGTGGAACTCTACCGCGATCACCACGAGCTGCTTTCGAAGCATCCGGAAATCGAAGCGGTCGTGATCGCTGTGCCTTTGTGCCAACACGCTCAGGTCGCCATCGATTGCTTGAAAGCAGGCAAGCATGTGCTGACCGAAAAGCTGATGGCACACACCGTCATGCAGTGTAAAGAGATGATCCGGGTTGCGAAGCAGGAAAAGAAACTGCTCGCAGTGGGTCATCAGCGCCACTACAACGTGCTGTATGAAAATGCGAACACCATGATCCGCAAAGGGATGCTCGGTGATTTGAAATTCATCCGCGCCCAGTGGCACCGCAACAACAGCTTCCCCGGCAGCGATAGCTGGCGACCAGGTGGTTACACCGCCGAATCATTTGGACGCAAATTCAAGCAGGACATCGAGGGTTTGCTGGCACACGCCAAGGAAAAGGGTGTGACCGATCTCGACAAGTTCCTCGCGAGCGAATTCGGCTATCCATCGATGGAGCGGTTGGTGAACTGGCGGTTGTACAACAACACCGGTGGGGGGCTGATGGCCGAATTGGGAAGCCACCAACTCGACGCAGCCAGCATCTTCTTAAACAAGGTTCAGCCAATCGCCTGCTATGGCTATGGCGGCAAAAACTATTACGGCGTGAAAGGGATCGGATCACCCGAACAGCAAGCTGATGACCGCGATATCGACGATCACGTCTACATGACTTTTGAGTTCCCAGGTCCTCATTACGCAGACGATAAGAATGACGTCTGCATCGTGACCTACTCTTCGATCAGCACGAACCGTAGCGAGCCGTACGGCGAGACGGTCTTCGGCAGTCGTGGGACACTGATCATGAAGCAAGAACTGGAAGCGATGCTCTACAAAGAAGCCACGGGCTCGTCCAAGGGTGGCATCGACCAGCGACTGTATGCGATCGACGGAAGTGACGGTCAACCGGTCCTGGCAGCCAGCGCCAGCATCGCTCCCACCAAGGCCGCTTCCACCGCTGATGTCGGCAAGGTCAGCCGCGGCTATACCGAAGAAATGGAACACTTCGCATTCTGCATCCGAAACTTCGGCAGCAATCCGGAGCAAGGTGAGAAAGTACTTCGTTGCCCAGGCAAGCAAGGCATGAAGGATGCCATCATGGCCCTCACATCCAACCTGGCAATGAAGCACAAGAAGCGGATCGAGTACAAAGAGGAATGGTTTAATCCCGATAGCGATCTGGTTCCAGAAACTGATCCGTCCATCATCGGTTGA
- a CDS encoding DoxX family protein, with the protein MPSDLRKIPWLAVALLVVLRVSIGWHLLYEGLWKLNTQSTAAPWTAEGYLKNSTGPMRTAFRNMTGDPNDLSWLDYESMSAKWDGWRDRFVAHYGVEATALDRLLDGSPNGFSVVVPELPAGFDLSEAIKSAGIAKDAIKYDAATKKLTIDGKLHLLPTEQAKLLEVIKDAQKAATDKAGFDPVIKAVNDVARQSSKLSYRERLAAMLKGDPERVGIVQKAKGDDGQELVVMVGEVEYYKEQIKQYEEKYAEAKTKFEWDHLERQWSDLQKTRRNLVGPVQALEKDLFDDASKILGEQQLALGPVPPAPSPMQRINSQTMWGLTIFGLLLMVGLFTRLSAIGGAGLLMMFYMAMPPWPGVQEIPSIEHNLIVNKVLVEMIALLAIAALPSGKWFGIDAIISALIHRVRRPK; encoded by the coding sequence GTGCCGTCAGACTTGCGCAAGATTCCCTGGCTCGCGGTAGCCTTGTTGGTGGTGTTACGGGTCTCCATTGGCTGGCATTTGCTCTACGAAGGGTTGTGGAAACTCAACACTCAAAGCACGGCCGCACCATGGACAGCCGAAGGGTACCTCAAGAACTCCACCGGCCCGATGCGAACCGCGTTTCGCAATATGACCGGAGACCCGAACGATCTGTCGTGGCTGGACTATGAGTCAATGTCGGCCAAGTGGGACGGCTGGCGCGACCGATTTGTCGCCCACTATGGCGTCGAAGCCACGGCACTTGATCGATTGCTGGATGGAAGTCCGAACGGGTTCAGCGTTGTCGTACCGGAACTGCCTGCCGGATTCGATCTGAGCGAAGCGATCAAGTCCGCGGGAATTGCCAAAGATGCAATCAAGTACGATGCCGCGACGAAGAAGCTGACCATTGATGGCAAATTGCACTTGCTGCCAACCGAGCAAGCCAAGCTGTTGGAAGTCATCAAAGACGCTCAAAAAGCGGCCACTGATAAGGCTGGATTTGACCCAGTCATCAAGGCCGTCAACGACGTCGCACGTCAGTCATCAAAATTGTCGTATCGCGAGCGTTTGGCCGCCATGTTGAAAGGTGATCCCGAGCGCGTTGGCATCGTTCAAAAAGCGAAGGGTGACGACGGTCAAGAACTGGTCGTGATGGTGGGAGAAGTCGAATACTACAAAGAACAAATTAAGCAATACGAAGAAAAGTACGCCGAAGCGAAAACGAAGTTCGAATGGGATCACCTCGAACGCCAATGGAGTGATTTGCAAAAGACACGCCGTAATCTTGTGGGCCCCGTCCAAGCCTTAGAAAAAGACCTCTTCGACGATGCGAGCAAGATATTGGGTGAGCAACAACTCGCACTCGGGCCAGTACCACCTGCCCCGTCCCCCATGCAGCGCATTAATAGCCAAACGATGTGGGGGCTGACGATCTTTGGCCTGCTGCTGATGGTTGGACTATTCACGCGATTATCGGCCATCGGCGGTGCCGGACTGCTCATGATGTTCTACATGGCGATGCCACCATGGCCCGGCGTGCAAGAGATCCCGAGTATTGAACACAACTTGATCGTAAACAAAGTGCTGGTCGAAATGATCGCCTTGCTAGCGATCGCGGCCCTGCCAAGCGGTAAGTGGTTCGGAATCGACGCCATCATTTCGGCATTGATTCATCGCGTCCGCCGACCGAAATAG